From a single Ignavibacteriota bacterium genomic region:
- a CDS encoding T9SS type A sorting domain-containing protein, whose protein sequence is MINDAAPLSFSVEGPAWLSIDSTGTLTGIPPRAAEDSVLVIVTDSRGASDSLRFRIVARGTVAPDVPADYVMFQNYPNPFNPATTIRFGLPEPSRVHAEVFNILGQLVATIFSSDLHEGYHTVQWSPVGLASGAYIIVLEAHGLVSAGRDARIIKKVSLVR, encoded by the coding sequence TTGATCAACGATGCCGCCCCTCTCTCGTTCTCCGTTGAGGGGCCCGCGTGGCTGAGCATCGATTCGACCGGCACATTGACCGGCATTCCGCCCAGGGCGGCAGAAGATTCGGTGCTGGTGATCGTGACGGACAGCAGGGGGGCATCGGATTCGCTCCGGTTCCGGATCGTCGCCCGTGGCACCGTGGCTCCGGATGTGCCGGCGGACTATGTGATGTTCCAGAATTACCCGAACCCCTTCAATCCTGCCACGACCATCCGGTTCGGCCTGCCGGAACCGAGCAGAGTGCATGCTGAGGTGTTCAATATCCTCGGACAGCTCGTTGCAACGATATTCTCTTCCGATCTTCACGAAGGCTATCATACCGTGCAATGGTCGCCCGTGGGTCTGGCAAGCGGTGCGTACATCATAGTGCTCGAAGCGCACGGGCTCGTGTCGGCGGGCAGGGACGCGAGGATCATCAAGAAAGTGAGCCTGGTCCGATGA
- a CDS encoding putative Ig domain-containing protein, producing the protein MTSSPVRAIEGELFSFDIAWNDVDTTIGQVVRLRATSGPAWLLCDSISGRLTGRPEGTDVGSTVLTLVALDDSGAADTVGLPLIVHHVNHRPSFQHPTIPVAVEDVPFAFRVWAHDRDSLNFSDHVRYSMAPTSHWLHVDSLTGDLTGIPGISDLNDSIFVVTAIDDSGASDTLALEIPIRHMNHAPSFAGILPITGAEDSLMRHHLFATDRDSILGDRIHFRMIFGPGWLTLDTLTGIASGVPGGGDVGDGSLTVIALDDSGASATLVLPYAVRHTNHAPHVSAPGTRLAVEDSLYVSQIVATDADAARFGDTLRFTAILKPAWLTLDPQNGTLTGIPRAGQLSDSTLAVVVADSRGGSSSLTTTISVAHTNHAPVFASIPEKNSGAVEDVPFTMNCAASDGDTKFFGDSLTYSFGVHPQWLSINGSTGIVTGTPAESDHDTTFTVLVTDGLATTTLTVPLSVLEVNDPPTIVGKLNVVLAEDSSAALDLAPFVHDPDNRRDALQWGITSAVEGADYHFCSEPPDGAPVVHADDDSLVIYLDTASARVYVQARKNFTGSLLPIVITVCDPDGLTATDTLMVTVVPVNDPPVLSRFEEITAAEDDSVLVPNALLASLVTDPDDADSLLLWHCSGSTMVTPTRTQDGMLVRFASNWHGTDSITITAMDRAGASDSVRVALRVLPVNDPPVLARVPDLAVHRDSIITFCLSGYVSDVDDSTAGFRAGIGPIGPAISGDPDVRSAS; encoded by the coding sequence ATGACGAGTTCCCCGGTCCGTGCCATCGAAGGTGAGCTGTTCTCCTTCGACATTGCATGGAATGATGTGGACACGACTATCGGGCAGGTGGTCCGGTTGCGGGCGACCTCCGGCCCCGCCTGGCTTTTGTGTGACAGCATCAGTGGGAGATTGACTGGACGGCCAGAGGGAACCGACGTCGGTAGTACCGTTCTTACCCTTGTGGCCCTCGATGATTCGGGGGCGGCTGACACGGTCGGGTTGCCGTTGATCGTTCATCACGTGAATCACCGTCCGTCGTTCCAACACCCAACGATCCCCGTCGCCGTAGAAGACGTGCCGTTCGCGTTCCGTGTTTGGGCGCATGATCGCGACTCACTGAACTTCTCCGATCACGTGCGCTACAGCATGGCCCCGACTTCACACTGGCTACACGTCGATTCTCTCACTGGCGACCTCACCGGCATCCCCGGCATCAGCGATCTGAATGATTCCATATTCGTTGTGACGGCGATTGACGACAGCGGTGCTTCCGACACGCTTGCTCTGGAGATTCCGATCCGTCACATGAATCATGCGCCGTCATTCGCCGGGATACTGCCGATCACAGGTGCCGAAGATTCCTTGATGCGGCACCACCTCTTTGCGACAGATCGTGACAGCATCCTCGGTGACCGGATCCACTTTCGGATGATCTTCGGGCCCGGATGGCTGACCCTCGATACCCTGACCGGGATTGCCAGCGGCGTTCCGGGAGGAGGGGACGTCGGTGACGGGTCGTTGACCGTGATCGCACTCGATGACAGCGGTGCCTCCGCGACGCTCGTTCTGCCGTACGCGGTGCGCCATACGAATCACGCTCCACACGTGTCCGCACCCGGCACGCGGCTCGCCGTCGAGGATTCGCTCTACGTGTCGCAGATCGTCGCTACGGATGCAGATGCCGCCCGCTTCGGCGATACGCTCCGGTTCACCGCGATCCTGAAACCGGCATGGCTCACTCTGGATCCGCAGAATGGTACACTGACAGGTATACCCCGCGCCGGCCAACTGTCCGATTCTACCCTCGCAGTGGTCGTTGCCGATAGCAGAGGAGGATCTTCCTCCCTGACAACGACCATCTCGGTGGCACACACGAACCATGCTCCGGTGTTCGCCAGCATTCCGGAAAAGAACTCCGGCGCGGTCGAAGATGTACCCTTCACCATGAATTGCGCTGCGAGCGATGGTGATACCAAGTTCTTCGGCGACTCGCTAACGTACTCCTTTGGCGTGCATCCCCAATGGCTTTCTATCAATGGCTCCACGGGCATCGTGACAGGCACTCCGGCAGAATCCGACCACGATACGACGTTCACGGTGCTCGTGACGGATGGCCTGGCTACGACAACGTTGACGGTCCCGCTGTCCGTCCTGGAGGTCAATGATCCGCCAACGATCGTGGGAAAACTGAATGTCGTTCTTGCGGAGGATTCCTCGGCCGCCCTCGATCTGGCCCCGTTCGTCCACGATCCGGACAACCGCAGGGACGCGCTTCAGTGGGGGATCACTTCGGCTGTGGAAGGAGCGGACTACCACTTCTGCTCCGAGCCGCCCGATGGAGCACCGGTGGTGCATGCGGATGATGATAGCCTGGTGATCTATCTTGATACGGCATCAGCTCGCGTGTATGTGCAGGCACGCAAGAACTTCACCGGGTCCCTGCTCCCGATCGTGATCACCGTCTGCGACCCGGATGGGCTGACAGCGACCGATACACTTATGGTCACTGTTGTCCCGGTCAATGATCCTCCGGTCCTTTCGCGGTTCGAAGAGATCACGGCGGCCGAGGATGATAGCGTCCTCGTGCCGAACGCGCTCCTCGCTTCGCTCGTCACTGATCCGGACGATGCAGATTCTCTTCTCCTGTGGCATTGCTCCGGTTCGACGATGGTCACGCCGACCCGCACACAGGACGGAATGCTTGTACGCTTTGCTTCCAACTGGCACGGAACCGATAGCATCACGATCACGGCCATGGACAGGGCAGGGGCGTCGGACTCCGTGCGTGTGGCTCTTCGTGTGCTGCCGGTGAACGATCCTCCGGTCCTTGCCCGTGTTCCCGACCTGGCCGTGCATCGCGATTCCATCATCACGTTCTGCCTCTCCGGGTATGTGTCGGATGTGGATGACTCGACGGCCGGCTTCCGCGCCGGGATCGGCCCGATCGGTCCCGCCATTTCCGGTGACCCCGATGTGCGCTCGGCCAGCTGA